The genome window TGTAGATACATATTTGTGTACCTGAGGGAGCAGACGAGCTGGCTGAAGCTGGGCCGGGCATTTGGCTCGTAGGCCCAGCACTGGGTGAGCAGGGAGTAGAGTTTTGGTGGGCAGAACTGAGGTTTGGGGAGTCGAACGCCAGACTCCAGCTGGTTGATCACTTGTCCATTCTCCAGCCAGAAGAAGGGCTGCTGGGCCAGTGAGAAgatctcccacacacacacacctgattaaacacacacacacatgcacacacaaaaaaaacaaaccacatgtAAACAACTATACTGAATCTCTCTTGTGAATTCTGCCATACTTCTACTTACATAGGATTTTAGATGCAGGGCTGTAAGTGTAGAAATTTTGCAAACAAATTCACACTGAGCAAACGAAAACTGGGTTGTTACTTCCATTTGCCTAATTTCAGCTAAAAGGAAGCTGTTACAAGCAGATCAGTTGTAATTTGCTAACATTAAGTTTATTTCTCACCAAACATCCAAACATCACTGGCGGTGGTGAAGCGTCTGAAGTTAATGGATTCAGGTGCCATCCATTTGATTGGTAATCGACTGATGGAGGCTGTACACAGAAGAGAAATGTGTCAGAAGAAGCAAAAAATATAGATAATTGATATCTGATATCAttgaatacaaatgcaaacaagCAACAccaaagttagaaaggaagtggcgttccagaaatttagaagattctcatttagcctggaaaaatagtttaaaaatgtacaaaaaagctctccgtgatgccagaacagcatattattcatcattaatagaagaaaaaagaacaacccccggtttctgttcagcactgtagccaggctgactaagagccatagatCTGCTGAGCCTAGATTTCCCTttactctgagcagcaatgacttcatgactttctttatgaataaaactgtaGCTATTAGAATAAGAATTCACCGGATCCTctccccaaatattacagatagattttCATgcacaacagtgctagaatcatcgataaggcccaaatctctcttagactgctttttacccatagatctctctgagctaacttcaattattacctcatccaAACCAGCAAACTGTcggctagaccctattccaactaaactgctcaCCCTTAATAGTTacgtttgtattagatatcatcaatctatctttagaaacaggctacgtaccacaggcctataaggcaGCTGTAAAGCACtatttaaaaaaccctgtcttgacccaggtgttttagccaattacagaccaatatttaatctcccctttatttttaaaatccttaaaaaagtagtcacaaaacaaatatgcgaccacctttacaggaggaaaaaatttgtatgaagactttcggtcaggatttagagttcatcatagtacagaaacagcactagtaaaagtcaccaacgatcttcccacggcatcagataatggactagtctctatactgtGTTAGATCTTAgttctgcatttgataccattgatcacaacattttattacagagactggaacatgaaattaggATTAAAGGAAcggcactaggttggtttaaatcttatctatccaatagatttcaatttgttcatgttcatgatgaatcctccatgcacacaaaggttagctatggagttccacaaggctcttaggaccaatactttttaatttatatatgtctcctttaggcaacattattagaaaacactccataaatttccactatcagctatgctgatgatacccagctatatttatctttggaaccagatgaaaataaccagttaataaagcttcaagcatgcctacaataCATAatggcctggatgtcccacaattttttaattctaaactcagacatatctcagaaatatgatgtccaaccatattgttactcatGATGGCagaagtctggcctccagtactactgcaaggaaccttggtgTCATTTTGagcaggatttgtcctttaactcacatataaaacaaatctctagaaaaaccttcttccacctacggaacattggcttcccattaaatctagaatagaatttaaaaccctgcttcttacatataaagctctgaacagtcaggctcaatcatatatagaagacttcatagcaccatatcatcccagtaaaccacttcgatctcagaatgcaggcctacttgtgtttcccagaatttccaaaggtagaatgggaggtggAGCcgttagctatcaagctcctctcctgtggaaccagctcccagttaaGATTCGggaggcagacaccctctctacttttaagtctaggcttaaaaccttcctctttaaaaaagcatatagttagttatagttatgctgctataggcttagactgctgggggacccatcccccgatgcactgagctcctttcctcctcttgactctctctcctctcctctcaccccgcaattgtcaccactgtatgtcattaactctgtgttttttcacccgtagttgtttttgtccttctctgtccccctctctctgtccctttctgcaggtgtccccggctttgaatctgtgtgtcttccagcgtccagctactggtcctactgcccgatgttttcttgttgctttttgttgctcttttcttttctctcttcactttccactcaccccaaccggtcaaggcagatcgccgcccaccctgagcctggttctgcttgaggtttcttccgttaaagggagtttttcctctacaCCGTTGCCTATGGATTGCTCCAGGGGTAATTGTTGGGGTcgctctatacatctttataatgttgactttattctgtaaagtgccctgagatgactttgttgtgaattggcgctatataaataaagttgaattgtaacttgaattgaaaaatgtgtgtgtgtttgtgtttgcacctTTATAATACTCCTGTTCATCAATGTAGCGAGACAGACCAAAGTCACCAAGCCTGACGCATTCAGGAGATGCCACCAAAACATTTCTTACTGCTATATCtctacagcagacagacaggacccaaaacaaaacacagagagtGACGAAAGAGTACACAAAACCATTTCAACAATTACTACCTTTGAATGTACCAATGCATAAGGGACAATTAgaagtgtttttatgtgttttctatGGGAAATTACTCACAAAAACATGAGGCTGTGTTACCTGTGCACCATGTTTAGTCCCTCCAGGTAAGCCAAGGCTTTGCAGATTTGTAGACAGTACAGTAATAATGTTGTATTGGTCAGGATGTGTTGCTGCTCCACAAGATAATTTCCCAACTGTTAGgggaacaaaaataaactactTATATATAACTGTGTATATTATGTATTCATCTCCCTGTTTAGAtggacaataaaaacacaaacctctCCATGTTCATAGAGCTCCATAACAATCCAGACAGGATCAACCTCAATGACTCCAATTAGGCGCACAATGTTTGGATGATCCAGATTTTTCATCAACTCTGcaacacacagcaaaacaccTCCAACATAAATTTATCTTATAGTaagacagtgacagaaaaaggCAAAGGATAAAGAGCaaacaattcacaacaaaaaatgacatttgctACTCTATTGATTGGCTTTTTGAAGTGTATTTTAGCCTTTATGGATAGGAGGGAAAGCATATGTACAACACATAGTATTTGTCTTAATCACTGAACTATTTCACATTTGCCACAGAGCCATTTAAACAAAAGCTTCATAATCAACatattaaagctgcagtaatcacgtttttaaaatattattcagTGTGTGATGTGAAAGGTGTACCCCAATGAACCTATAGATTATGGATAGTTGTGAGCATATTCATTCAACcaaaagctattaaaaaaagaatcaatagGTTTTTTGTCCCACTTTTTTATATaattggttaaaataaaaattgtagcCTCTAAGTTTCCATTTAAGGATTCTTATGTCTACTGTATGTGCTCACAAATTACCAAATTTAGCTGGAATTACTAAATTTATCTAAAATTATTCATAACCTTTCTTGTCAGTCAGCTCAGGAAAGGAACCAGGCTTACTGAAGCAACCGCCTCCAGTCTCACTTTTTCACAAAGCCACAACAACGCAACAGGAAGTTAACTACAGCTTCTGACTGATGAAACATGCAATATGTTATGTTCATTCAATatgaaatgtgcaaacactCTTGTCCTCTTTCATTAGACTGGAGTTTTAAGAGATTTGTTTGTATTATGTTTAAAGTAATGACCAGTAACAAATTTGCATAAATTAAAATCCACATTATAgtccatttttattattttcttaacatctggcagattgtgCAGTTTCATCACAAACCCTTGTAAGGAAATAATCACTGCAGCAGCAACATACTCACCAGCTTCACTGAGAAATTTCTCTTTTACGTCAGCTGAACAGTCTTTACAGGTTTTGATAGCCACACGGATCCGTTCTCCAGTCTGTAAACACACATCCATTCATTTTACAATCACAATTCATTTTGagaatattttctttgtatattatgtgtatataatattttctgtttagtcATAAACTTATTTTAGTGTTATATTGTCAGCACATTACAgctaaaatagatttattttgatACTGAACAGGATTTTGGAAGTGAATTATGCTGATGCTTAGACAACATACAAACTCACTGGGCTTTTATAAAGTCCTTCATGAACCTCTCCGAAGAATCCCTCGCCCAGGATCTGACCCACAATGACATCATCTCTCATAATCTTGTGTTTgtctggacacacaaacattgaAAAACAGAtggattttgacattttgacattattgTGCTGGATTACGGTTATACTAGTGtggaaataacacacaaaagacaTTGAAGGATTGACCAACATATGAATATAGACATACTTATTTTCCAAACATAAAGCTCAGATAGTaggaaataataaatgttatgacTTATATATATGTGAAAAGATATATATGACAATGCTTTTAGCTTCGGCGCAGTGAATTTTAGCTCTAAAACCATTTAATTTCTGAATGTTACTTTAACTTTCTGCTGCTCCATTCAATATGAGTCTATTTTTGCTTGCCGTCTGTTTCTACCACTTTCACACTTTATTTGCATGTTGTTAACACGAGTCACAGTTTGATATGGCAAAACTAACCGTAGATCTAtgctaaaaaatataatataatataatataatataatataatataatataatataatataatataatataatataatataatataatataatataatataatatatattaaaataatgtttctgaATTTTTCACTGACTAGTTGTTGGCTTAATGCAGGGTTGTCTGGCCTTTGAGGCAAAAGGTTCTTGTATCTTATAAGATTTTTCTGAGCACATATCTTTCTCAAGTAGGAATAATGAAATCTGAAGGTGATGTTTAATTCAAAGATAATATTTTGGGGGTGGTGTCCCAAATTAATGCTGGCTCCAACTgtatacaaaaaacaaataaaccaataaaatgaGTTTCTATTTAATTCTTCGTTCATAGACAGAGTGACCTGTCATTTTGAGTTGAAATAAAATAgccaaagaaaaacagctttctTTAGAAACTCATCATTCTATATTTGTCCTGAGAAAGGCAGCTTATTCTCTATGAGATATATGAGATGCTCCTGAATTAGCTGCAtccttaaataaaaaagagacaaaCCAGTGTGCACAGAAATTGTGCTTAGGAAACTCAGGTCAACTGGCCACATGGGCATGTTgcaaagaaaaagtcaaaaatttGGCAAATCAGAAAAAAAGGTTGCAATGGGCCAAGATTAACAAATAGTGGACTTTAGAAGGGTGCAACAAAGTCTCGTAGACTGATGCATCAAAGTTTGAGGTTTAAGTAACAAACATGTCAGACACAGAACTCATAAAATATGATAATTGCCTGCCTAACACCATCAGTGAAGCATGGAGGTGGACACATGATGATCTGGGGATGCTTCGGCAATGGGGAAGTGGGTGATCTGCATCTTTTACAAGTCCTCCTTAATCAGTATGGAGGCATGCCATTAACTCTGGGCAACAACTGATTTctgatcatttcatttttcagcaagacaatgactcTACGCATGCTTCCTGGTTGTGTAGGAATTATCTAGTTTAGAAAGTAGCCAGATCTGAAATCCATTGAGCTGGTGTGGTAGAAACTGGACCTAAGAGTTCAGGAACACTGCCCAATTAGCAAAGCAGACCGTTGAGATGTTTTCCAGAATGCCTGGGAGGAAATCACATCTGAATATCTGCAATAACTGATCAGCAGAATTCCACagatttgtcaggcagttaATACTGCAAAGGGCAGGTTTTTgagtaaagtttaacatgcacatttaatCCTTTGAGCAAATATTCCTAAAATGCATTgatgtaaaatgaatgaatatcattcatctttttgttttttttgatacatttgctaccatttaatttaataaaaccaacaaaagatgataaaaataCAAGAATGTGTAGGTGTTCTCATCCTTTTCATGACCTTTGTGTATACAAATGAGACACTACTTACCAAAAGACTTTTCTGAAGCTTCTGGAATCTCAACATAAATATCAGAACCTGGagttacagaaaaatattttttgctttcaatttgcatttttttgtttacaagGCCAAATAAAATAGGACTGTTGATATGCTCATGTCACTGACTCATTTGCTGGATGAAAATCATTTAAAGAAAGCAGAccagtttgacaaaaaaataaataaacattcattggGGTCTATATAATCTAGCTACATAGTATATTTATACTTACTCAAATGTCTATCACGACCACTGGGCCCAGCACtaaaagagagatgaaaagagatAGACagcaagacattaaaaaaagaaagatgtaaAGAGCTACAtgtccacacaaacacttaacaACATTTGAGAAACTCTGATTTCTAATAAGATTCATTACACTAACCTTTTTGGAATGTCAGGCAGTTTCATTCGTGTGTCTCTTCCTGTAAGAACCAAGAATTTGTTTTAGTTGTCAGTCTAGACAATGAAGGGTCTTTGTACCTATTCATATGTTTGTGAATTGTGCTTATCAGTTATAACGCCACACAGCTTTAAAAGAACCCAACAGGGTGAGCTTTTACAAAAAGACCctagtttgtatttaaaacaacaatgaaataaaatagaatGTGGATGCAGTTGAAATCTGTTGAATTTAGtgaattattacattataatttgtttttttttttcattttgactaattgaaagaaacatttgtatttcatgTTGATACATTGCCTTTACTATACCTTTATTGGGCCTGATAATGAGTGAGCTCTGAGACACACCACTCAGTCGGCAATACCCATCTATCAGGTCGGCCATGTTCTCTGCCACAGCCAGGGAGGAGGTGTTCACTGACAGTGGCTGCAGAGTTGTACATACAAGATATTAAGTGTGCTTTAAGTGCTTTACACTCAAATCTCACCTGATTCTTGTAAAACTGTAACTCAGAGGTCAGAGCACTTTTACTAAGTCTGAAACAGAGGAACGCCACTAAGCCTCTGTCTAAAAGTTAACCCTCCACAAGTCTCCAGGAAGCTAATGTACTCATCTTCAGAAACTGCTGCAACATTTAATGCCTATAAGGTAAACACAACTTATTCCTACCATTATATTCCTTTAGGAAGTTCAGTTTTGTACCTGTTTGGAGTCAATGTGCACAGTGAGCAGAGCCTGACCATCCTGTTCTACAGAGCAGGAGATACTCCGCACTTGAGAAAATGTGGCCAGACAGATGGGctaaaaataagacaaagatGTAAAACTTAGAAATAAAGCAAGAATAGAGATACAACAGCTACTGTATACATGCATATGCATTACacactgtataaaatgttttttaaagaagcatttaaCAAAATTATGAGAAAATTACTTGAATCTCACATTTGAGTTTTCAATTTGTTGACTGATGCCTTCAGGGCCAATGACCAAATCTATTGCAAGACTCCAGCCATGCTGCAAACACAAGAAATAAACAattacccacacacacacacacacacacacacaaacacacatacacgcacacacagacacacaaggtAAAGTTGCATCAAACTGTGGTCAGAATTGGCTTTATATAACACaagtcatatatatatatatatatatatatatatatatatatatatatatatatatatatatatatatatatatataaaagtcaTAACAaggtgttaaaaataaaaactacagagGAGTAAGCAGGGTAATATGTCTACggttataaaaaacaaacctgcagaAAGACCAGACTCAGTCTATATTATATAGAACAAACTTAGAAAAACTTTGTGCTTcaaaagaaaactgcatttaaatgaaAGGTGGGAAAAGCTAAAACACTTACCACCAGCTGGCAGGCGAAGCTCTCTTGTGTGTAGCTGTAACACTGAGCCAGAGTGGCGAAGAACTTGCCCATGCACTGGTCCTGTCCCAGAGTGGAGTAACTCAGAAACGTCTGCTGGATCAGCCGACGCAGCTGCTTGgactaatacacacacacatcaaatgcaaagacaaaaaaacggTAAATAATGTAAAGCTGATTACTTCACATTATGTTACTTCATTGTGAAGTTTAACACACGCAtaggcagaaaaaaatgcacattctATGTTCAACTGTGAAGCAGTTATTTCAGCTTCATACCTTCATGCTATTAATCAGTTCTCTGGGGAAGAACAGGTCCAGCCCGACCTCTTTCCTAAAGGAGCAGagtcagacacatttttaataaactcCGCAAAGTAACATTTCTAATCATAGTCCCTGCCCCATGGTTTAAATACTTTATCATGAATGCAAACCAATCTACTCTATCTCCTTTAACTggtcatttcacatttcatctTGGTTTATCAGTCAGACCATCTGATGTTCACACTGTTTAGAAAGCTGCGCTACATGGCCTGAGGTTATAAGATTTATGAAACGAAAAAAATCTCGTCATAAGATAAAATGCAACAGCCCAAAGATTATTTCAATCCACTGCATGTACCTCATGAGCGCAAAAGGATGTGACACTGTAACACTGGACTTACTCTAACAGTTCAAAGTTGGACTTTTTCTCCAGCCCATGTGGATTCATGTCTTTGTAGAATCTCCTGCCAAcacaaaaaggtttttaataaagaatataaaaaagaatataaaagcCCTTCTCCTGTGTCCTTAGACCTGGAGTGAGCAAACAaacattctgtttttagaaataaacatgTGGTGGTAGTTGGACATTACCTAATTTCCAGACAACCAAGTTGTAAAGCCATTCCATCGCTGACCTTTGAGGCATACTGCTGCATATAGTCACTTCGTACCTGTGGataaccacacaaacacacatgcccCTTTTTTCACACTGATCCTTACCTAACCTTTATCTATAGCTAAAAATAATCCAGACTCTACAATAAGTTCTAAACATATAATAAACCCTATTGAAGAGAGATACAATAAACTTTAAACATCccacaacacaaaataataccATTACTGACCTGCTGGTAAAAGTAAAGCATAGTTGTTCTGTCATTCTCAAATTCTTTCATGAAGTTGGGTGGGATGTATCTGATCCTCAGGTCATatctgaacaaacaaacactgtagtTAACTTTTCCAGATAGGACATTATATGAAGGTATAACAGATTGTGAGGGACCTAAGctttattaactttatttaactATTCTCAGATTAGACAGACAACAGCaaaatttaaatatagttttattttatatagtttataaaatacaaacaacagtGAGGCAGAGTACTGACCTCCACTCAGCCTCTAGGTGTTGCTGTTCATAGCGCTGGGTGAGTTCTGCCACTGTTAGGTCTTGGTGCAGCCAGTGTATCTCTGAAGACTTGAGGTGTTTGAGAAGGAGGCCATAGCAGAGGGGGTGTTTTATGTCTGGACCCACACAGCCACTGGACAGCACAACAGTGATGACATCCTGGGATAGGAGTAATTTTTATACTAAAGAGTAAAGACCTCCAAGCTTACACATCACAAAATATCTCGAATTAACTGTCAGTATCTAATGAAAAATGCCTAACAAAGTGTGTTCTTTTTTAAGAAAGTTAAAACAGCGTCAAAAGCAACTCTAGCAGCTCCTAATACACTTCTAACACAACAACATCGAGCTTATATGCTCacacaccacaactctgtaacATGCAAGCTGAAGAACCACAGAGACCTCAGAGAAATGAGGAAAGTACAAAGAGTGAGTGGCTGACAGCTATCTGAGAAGGTAgaaatccacacacaaacactcacccacacacacacacacacacacagaaacagcttCTTCCTGAGTGCTTAAGTTTGCAACAAAATATGAGTAAAAACATGGATATAATTACAGTAGCATGAAGCAGCTTGAGGTGTCTGAGCCTGTAGGATAAGTGCCGAAATATTCTGCTGCACTTTAGAGTAGAACATAAATGTATAGTACTGTATAGTAGAGCATTGCTGAATAAACTGTAGTGTAAACTGTAGCGTATGAAAGCAAGTAAACAATGGACCAAAACAGAGTACAGCTGAAGTGTGTCCAGACAAGTACCGAATAAGGAAACACAATATAAAGAAGATACGTAAAGTACAGTAAAGCATGGATGAAGACAGTAGAGTACCAAAGAAAAATGATATTATCATACTTTACAGTGAAGTATAGTGCAGTACAGTAAAGTCCACAAATCTGCACAACGCATTAGGTAAGTGCAATACAAACAGTACTACAATatagaacagaaaaaaatagagcAGCATAGAAGAGTATAGCAAAAGTGCCGTAGAATCCACTGAGGTACAGTAGAACACATTACAGTAAAGTACAGTTAAGACTGTTGGAAAACATTATAGATGGGTAATGACAGTATGATGGAGACAAACTGAGGTCAGCGTAGTTGAGTACATTGTGTATATAAATagtgtatgtaaatgtgtctAAATTGTGCTGTGACTTGTCAGTTTACTAGTAATGGTAGATACACTAATAGAAGAGAAAAGCATGGTAGCATACagtaatataaattaattaataaagtaGAGACTTTACAGTAGAGTAGTAAAGCATATAACAGGACAAATAGGAAAGGACAGTCCAGTGGTGTAAAGTAGTGtacaataaaatactgtacGTGCTACAGTACAGTTGATCAGAAAGATTAAGTAGTGTATAGAGAGTACCAACACTAGTGTAGGGGTGTACAGTAAATAGTACAGTATTATATACCTTGACAGTCCAGCCCTCCTCGCAGCGGACCAATTTGAAGTTCTTGCCCAGGTTCGAACTGTTGCTAAGGAAACACACTTTGACGATCTTCACCAAGAAGCTCTCCCTCCCGACAGTTACTGTTGGAGAGGGGCTGGTGGGAGACACGCTCCTCCAAGACAGGGTGGTGTTGTCTcctgacatcacacacactcaaaatacacacacactctcagacacacacagcgTGTATGCTACGACGCAGAGAGACACATTTCTGTCATGCCCAC of Channa argus isolate prfri chromosome 23, Channa argus male v1.0, whole genome shotgun sequence contains these proteins:
- the LOC137108540 gene encoding protein-tyrosine kinase 2-beta-like isoform X1; protein product: MSGDNTTLSWRSVSPTSPSPTVTVGRESFLVKIVKVCFLSNSSNLGKNFKLVRCEEGWTVKDVITVVLSSGCVGPDIKHPLCYGLLLKHLKSSEIHWLHQDLTVAELTQRYEQQHLEAEWRYDLRIRYIPPNFMKEFENDRTTMLYFYQQVRSDYMQQYASKVSDGMALQLGCLEIRRFYKDMNPHGLEKKSNFELLEKEVGLDLFFPRELINSMKSKQLRRLIQQTFLSYSTLGQDQCMGKFFATLAQCYSYTQESFACQLVHGWSLAIDLVIGPEGISQQIENSNPICLATFSQVRSISCSVEQDGQALLTVHIDSKQPLSVNTSSLAVAENMADLIDGYCRLSGVSQSSLIIRPNKGRDTRMKLPDIPKSAGPSGRDRHLSSDIYVEIPEASEKSFDKHKIMRDDVIVGQILGEGFFGEVHEGLYKSPTGERIRVAIKTCKDCSADVKEKFLSEAELMKNLDHPNIVRLIGVIEVDPVWIVMELYEHGELGNYLVEQQHILTNTTLLLYCLQICKALAYLEGLNMVHRDIAVRNVLVASPECVRLGDFGLSRYIDEQEYYKASISRLPIKWMAPESINFRRFTTASDVWMFGVCVWEIFSLAQQPFFWLENGQVINQLESGVRLPKPQFCPPKLYSLLTQCWAYEPNARPSFSQLVCSLSEIHRIEVEQEGNVRRDRSNSLLSAVPRSFTEPPPKPSRTQGNTLPRVSHLQVADKDSRSVWEKERVQVENTLQRQKIEMLMDKQWLEQEEKQLDPMARLDLYSKPLEKPPGNGPPEKPPMPAGVAQPLPTAEMDRSGDRVYTGVMAMVKKVVQLKNDVNTLPASEYPNAVKVVGMTLRDLIQSVDEILPSLHSSVTTEIEGTKRLLNKDLGELISKMRLAQQNSITSLKEECQRQMLAAAHTLALDSKNLLDAVDQARVRANLAKPKSNSQNDLGE
- the LOC137108540 gene encoding protein-tyrosine kinase 2-beta-like isoform X2, whose protein sequence is MSGDNTTLSWRSVSPTSPSPTVTVGRESFLVKIVKVCFLSNSSNLGKNFKLVRCEEGWTVKDVITVVLSSGCVGPDIKHPLCYGLLLKHLKSSEIHWLHQDLTVAELTQRYEQQHLEAEWRYDLRIRYIPPNFMKEFENDRTTMLYFYQQVRSDYMQQYASKVSDGMALQLGCLEIRRFYKDMNPHGLEKKSNFELLEKEVGLDLFFPRELINSMKSKQLRRLIQQTFLSYSTLGQDQCMGKFFATLAQCYSYTQESFACQLVHGWSLAIDLVIGPEGISQQIENSNPICLATFSQVRSISCSVEQDGQALLTVHIDSKQPLSVNTSSLAVAENMADLIDGYCRLSGVSQSSLIIRPNKGRDTRMKLPDIPKSAGPSGRDRHLSSDIYVEIPEASEKSFDKHKIMRDDVIVGQILGEGFFGEVHEGLYKSPTGERIRVAIKTCKDCSADVKEKFLSEAELMKNLDHPNIVRLIGVIEVDPVWIVMELYEHGELGNYLVEQQHILTNTTLLLYCLQICKALAYLEGLNMVHRDIAVRNVLVASPECVRLGDFGLSRYIDEQEYYKASISRLPIKWMAPESINFRRFTTASDVWMFGVCVWEIFSLAQQPFFWLENGQVINQLESGVRLPKPQFCPPKLYSLLTQCWAYEPNARPSFSQLVCSLSEIHRIEVEQEGNVRRDRSNSLLSAVPRSFTEPPPKPSRTQGNTLPRVSHLQDPMARLDLYSKPLEKPPGNGPPEKPPMPAGVAQPLPTAEMDRSGDRVYTGVMAMVKKVVQLKNDVNTLPASEYPNAVKVVGMTLRDLIQSVDEILPSLHSSVTTEIEGTKRLLNKDLGELISKMRLAQQNSITSLKEECQRQMLAAAHTLALDSKNLLDAVDQARVRANLAKPKSNSQNDLGE